A genomic window from Verrucomicrobiota bacterium includes:
- a CDS encoding amidohydrolase family protein has protein sequence MKPDFKPVTMTRRKALQRVAGLGLLGLGMSQGCAKSAASQNIPVIEWNAHIFSPDTSKYPIHPKATYTPDVSVHPSDPLSAYLKRLDEEGIDRAVIVHPEPYGDDHRLIIDCLNREPDRLRGTSLFYPRDPEAPAKFETLVKQVPHIISTRFHALRGNGAYLDSFNDPGARALWKKAVDLGLVVELHIGPDYAAQAGKLIEEFKGCKVLIDHLAEPHLGTAVQFAEVLELAKYPNVYMKLSGLNHFAKDEPYYESALAFTARVIREFGADRMVWGSGSPKIVDVHMASYSVTDRAKVKGGNIQKLLNWA, from the coding sequence ATGAAACCAGATTTCAAACCTGTAACCATGACGCGACGAAAAGCTTTGCAAAGGGTTGCGGGCTTGGGACTGCTGGGATTGGGAATGAGCCAGGGTTGTGCCAAAAGTGCGGCCTCCCAGAATATTCCGGTCATCGAATGGAATGCACATATATTCAGTCCCGATACGTCAAAATATCCTATTCACCCCAAGGCCACTTACACCCCGGATGTATCTGTGCATCCGTCCGATCCACTGTCCGCTTACCTCAAACGGCTGGACGAGGAAGGAATAGACCGGGCGGTCATCGTACATCCCGAACCCTACGGTGATGACCATCGTTTGATCATCGATTGCCTCAATCGCGAACCCGACAGGCTGAGGGGAACGAGTTTATTTTATCCGAGAGATCCTGAAGCGCCGGCCAAATTTGAAACCCTGGTCAAGCAAGTGCCCCATATCATTTCGACCCGGTTTCATGCCCTTCGTGGAAACGGGGCTTATCTTGACAGTTTTAACGATCCAGGAGCCAGGGCCCTTTGGAAGAAAGCCGTGGATCTTGGTCTGGTGGTCGAATTACATATCGGCCCCGATTATGCCGCCCAGGCCGGAAAGCTCATCGAAGAGTTTAAAGGATGTAAGGTGCTGATCGATCACCTGGCCGAACCCCATCTGGGCACAGCAGTCCAGTTCGCCGAAGTACTCGAGTTGGCCAAATACCCAAATGTCTATATGAAATTATCGGGGCTTAATCATTTTGCGAAAGATGAACCCTATTACGAAAGTGCGTTAGCTTTTACCGCACGGGTCATTCGTGAGTTTGGCGCCGATCGCATGGTCTGGGGCAGCGGCTCTCCTAAAATCGTGGATGTCCACATGGCTTCCTACTC
- a CDS encoding sulfatase-like hydrolase/transferase — protein sequence MTNVRQFIFPLIFAGFVGVLTILSVEGQDRPNILFIAVDDLNDWVGHLGGHPQAKTPNIDRLAGRGVSFTKAYCNAPLCNPSRV from the coding sequence ATGACGAACGTTCGCCAGTTTATTTTCCCTTTGATCTTTGCAGGGTTTGTTGGAGTGTTGACCATTCTATCTGTCGAAGGACAGGACAGACCTAATATCCTCTTCATCGCCGTTGATGATTTGAACGATTGGGTAGGGCACTTGGGAGGTCATCCACAGGCGAAGACCCCGAATATTGATCGTCTGGCGGGTCGCGGGGTTTCATTCACCAAAGCTTATTGTAATGCACCGCTCTGCAACCCGTCGCGCGTG